A portion of the Sphingobium sp. CAP-1 genome contains these proteins:
- a CDS encoding AAA family ATPase, with translation MATKRIRLPGPPPTEGSGSTPLTIEFLVEQPFLATREHARFVEFAEACAHYRYIGVCHGRPGVGKTRSAREFSSFPDLGEYAALRPIAALLGEKVARCRAVFYTVSVSNTPKTIDAVLGLNLIKLGYARLTVAGGSQDEITHDAARIACPLVIVDEADRLTIKSLEHLRDMADRHGFGLILMGMPGLEKRLARYAQLYSRIGFVHEFKPLTETEMRLLLATHAGDFGISFDPAQLDAIEAQAAVIRITRGNFRLMERLFAQMRRIMTLNRVEEVTADIVQAARDCLVIGPGN, from the coding sequence ATGGCGACCAAGAGGATACGGCTTCCCGGCCCACCACCTACCGAGGGCTCCGGCTCTACGCCGCTGACGATTGAGTTCCTGGTCGAGCAGCCGTTCCTGGCGACCCGCGAACATGCCCGGTTCGTCGAGTTTGCCGAAGCCTGCGCGCACTACCGCTATATCGGCGTGTGTCATGGCCGGCCGGGCGTCGGAAAGACGCGATCGGCGCGCGAGTTTTCCAGCTTCCCCGACCTGGGGGAATATGCCGCGCTCCGTCCCATTGCCGCGCTCCTTGGCGAAAAGGTCGCTCGCTGCCGCGCCGTCTTCTACACCGTGTCGGTCAGCAACACGCCCAAGACGATCGACGCGGTGTTGGGCCTCAACCTCATTAAGCTGGGCTATGCCCGGCTGACGGTCGCGGGCGGCTCGCAGGACGAAATCACCCATGACGCCGCCCGCATCGCCTGCCCCCTCGTCATCGTCGACGAGGCCGACCGCCTGACCATAAAGTCGCTCGAACATCTCCGCGACATGGCCGATCGCCACGGCTTCGGGCTGATCCTGATGGGTATGCCGGGCTTGGAGAAGCGCCTCGCCCGCTATGCCCAGCTCTACTCGCGGATCGGCTTCGTCCACGAGTTCAAACCGCTTACCGAGACCGAAATGCGGCTGCTGCTCGCGACCCACGCCGGCGATTTCGGGATCAGCTTCGACCCGGCCCAACTCGACGCGATCGAAGCGCAGGCAGCCGTGATCCGCATCACGCGCGGCAACTTCCGGCTCATGGAGCGCCTGTTCGCGCAGATGCGGCGGATCATGACCCTCAACCGCGTCGAGGAGGTCACCGCTGACATCGTTCAGGCCGCGCGCGATTGCCTCGTCATCGGACCCGGCAACTGA
- a CDS encoding Mu transposase C-terminal domain-containing protein, producing the protein MHRREAATSNEMWQADHTVLDILVLDDAGTPVRPWLTVIVDDHSRAIAGYFLSLDAPSALNTALALRQAIWRKPNPEWIVSGIPEQLYVDNGSDFISEHIEQACIALKIRLIHSLPGRPRGRGKIERLFRTINDMFLPDLPGHLIAGKPLSAPVLTLDELRARFEAFVCGVYHRRPHGSTGEPPITRWQKGGFLPAMPDSLEQLDMLLVHVPKPRKVLRDGIRLMGRRYVEPTLAAFVGEQVEAVYDPRDLTEIHVYHQGRFVCRALSSEHAGHPSLRAIQRARRGAKERDKQVPAPTETFDGDQEDTASRPTTYRGLRLYAADD; encoded by the coding sequence GTGCATCGGCGCGAAGCCGCGACCTCGAACGAGATGTGGCAGGCCGATCATACCGTTCTCGACATTCTCGTGCTCGATGATGCCGGAACCCCGGTGCGTCCTTGGCTGACCGTCATCGTTGACGATCACAGCCGAGCCATCGCCGGTTACTTCCTCAGCCTCGATGCCCCCAGTGCCCTCAACACGGCGCTCGCCTTGCGGCAGGCGATCTGGCGCAAGCCCAATCCCGAATGGATCGTCAGCGGCATTCCCGAACAGCTTTACGTCGACAACGGCTCGGATTTCATCTCCGAGCATATCGAGCAGGCGTGCATCGCCCTCAAAATCCGCCTCATCCATTCGCTGCCGGGGCGTCCTCGCGGGCGCGGCAAGATCGAGCGGCTGTTCCGCACCATCAACGACATGTTCCTGCCCGACCTGCCCGGCCACCTGATCGCGGGCAAGCCGCTGTCGGCGCCAGTGCTCACGCTCGACGAGCTGCGCGCCCGCTTCGAGGCGTTCGTGTGCGGCGTCTATCATCGTCGCCCGCATGGCAGCACCGGCGAACCGCCGATCACGCGCTGGCAGAAGGGCGGGTTCCTGCCCGCAATGCCCGACAGCCTTGAACAGCTCGACATGCTGCTCGTGCACGTGCCCAAGCCCCGTAAAGTGCTGCGCGACGGCATCCGTCTGATGGGCAGGCGCTATGTCGAACCCACGCTCGCGGCCTTCGTCGGCGAGCAGGTCGAGGCGGTCTATGACCCCCGCGACCTGACCGAGATCCACGTCTACCACCAGGGCCGGTTCGTCTGCCGTGCGCTCAGCTCCGAGCACGCTGGGCACCCGTCGTTGCGCGCGATCCAGCGCGCCCGGCGCGGCGCGAAGGAGCGCGACAAGCAGGTGCCTGCCCCCACGGAGACCTTCGATGGCGACCAAGAGGATACGGCTTCCCGGCCCACCACCTACCGAGGGCTCCGGCTCTACGCCGCTGACGATTGA
- a CDS encoding helix-turn-helix domain-containing protein, producing MTHPALVPPLAIERYRVLEPHLADGIPLADLARTGTLSERTLQRWLGRYRAEGLAGLARLPRNDRGRLHLPEHLVELTRTLATKRPRPPVAAIHRKVQELAIAHGHRTPSYAAVARVVRAIPRA from the coding sequence GTGACGCATCCGGCGCTTGTCCCGCCGCTGGCGATCGAGCGCTACCGCGTCCTTGAACCGCACCTCGCCGATGGCATCCCGCTCGCGGACCTCGCCCGCACCGGCACGCTGAGCGAGCGGACGTTGCAGCGCTGGCTCGGGCGCTACCGTGCCGAAGGACTTGCCGGTCTCGCGCGTCTGCCGCGCAACGATCGGGGCAGGCTGCACCTGCCGGAACATCTGGTCGAACTGACCCGCACTCTCGCCACCAAGCGCCCGCGACCCCCGGTCGCCGCCATTCACCGAAAGGTGCAGGAACTCGCCATCGCGCATGGACACCGAACCCCCAGCTATGCGGCCGTCGCGCGTGTCGTCAGGGCGATACCGAGGGCATAG
- a CDS encoding replication initiation protein, translating into MRVAAALQAKGGDEFAKPGSIVEVKFVKGQSLSLTASRLLALMILTAGGDAWEDRPHKMRKADIRRGHKGNERISDMLEELHRTLFAVDDKSWRGKKATLRFSLISSSREEVEDEEGAEAGWIEWEFTPEARKLIQESETYAVLNRQAVLGFRSTYALKLYEIGALRLHRRQSLWKGDMTALRALLGIAPDVYKDFAQLRRKVLEKAKAEIDQLAHFRVEWREIRQGRTVTEIEFRFEPKDAPEQIATVDEIARHSAGRKARREDEVETVAVEAVTQAAVAALVSKDKTGAGEVTFPNGTIRFGSDTLAAIGRSAGGGWDIDLIADAYRAQMGERLAKLKGAKLIASWTGFCESFLARRGRP; encoded by the coding sequence ATGCGGGTGGCTGCCGCCCTGCAGGCCAAGGGCGGTGACGAGTTCGCCAAGCCCGGCAGCATCGTCGAGGTCAAGTTCGTCAAAGGCCAGTCGCTGAGCCTGACCGCTTCGCGTTTGCTTGCGCTGATGATTTTGACTGCGGGCGGTGATGCCTGGGAGGACCGCCCGCACAAGATGCGAAAGGCGGACATTCGCCGCGGCCACAAGGGCAATGAGCGCATATCGGATATGCTCGAGGAACTGCATCGCACGCTTTTCGCGGTCGATGATAAGTCCTGGCGCGGCAAGAAGGCGACGCTGCGCTTTTCTCTGATCTCGTCATCGCGCGAAGAAGTGGAGGATGAGGAGGGCGCGGAGGCGGGGTGGATCGAGTGGGAGTTCACGCCCGAGGCTCGGAAACTGATCCAGGAATCGGAGACCTATGCGGTCCTGAACCGGCAAGCGGTGCTCGGCTTTCGGTCGACCTATGCGCTAAAGCTATACGAGATCGGGGCATTGCGGCTGCATCGACGCCAGTCGCTATGGAAGGGCGACATGACGGCACTGCGTGCGCTGCTCGGCATCGCGCCAGACGTTTACAAGGACTTTGCGCAGCTGCGCCGCAAGGTTCTCGAAAAGGCGAAGGCCGAAATCGACCAGCTCGCTCATTTCCGTGTGGAGTGGCGGGAGATCCGTCAGGGTCGAACCGTCACCGAGATCGAATTTCGTTTTGAGCCAAAGGATGCGCCTGAGCAGATAGCAACCGTGGATGAAATTGCCCGACACTCTGCGGGGAGGAAGGCGAGGCGCGAAGACGAGGTCGAGACTGTGGCCGTCGAGGCCGTCACGCAGGCGGCGGTGGCGGCCTTGGTATCAAAGGATAAGACTGGGGCAGGGGAGGTCACCTTCCCGAACGGCACGATCCGATTTGGGTCGGACACGCTCGCGGCCATTGGCCGTTCGGCCGGCGGTGGTTGGGACATCGATCTGATTGCCGACGCCTATCGCGCGCAGATGGGTGAGAGGCTGGCGAAGCTGAAGGGCGCCAAACTGATCGCGTCTTGGACCGGCTTTTGCGAGAGCTTCCTGGCGCGGCGCGGGCGCCCTTGA
- a CDS encoding RES family NAD+ phosphorylase has product MDALTTTQVRWQPCYRIVASRFPPISLFEDVADPADLEAVYAIEAMTNDRLRDEVGDLALVPPEDRVSGPGTSAIMAAFTHLNPDGSRFCDGSFGLFYAANTIETAVAETSHHRTRFMVYTHEPAQELDMRVYAVDLDAMLHDIRGLRDERPALYAPDSYAAGQALGRHLREQGSDGIVYQSVRDADGECAAVFRPRLLANCRQERHLCYVWDGRAIVTVYEKKTFA; this is encoded by the coding sequence ATGGATGCCCTTACGACGACTCAAGTGCGGTGGCAGCCGTGCTATCGGATCGTCGCAAGCCGGTTCCCGCCCATATCGCTGTTTGAAGACGTCGCGGATCCGGCCGATTTAGAAGCGGTTTATGCAATCGAGGCGATGACCAACGACCGGCTTCGCGACGAGGTCGGGGACCTCGCGCTCGTCCCACCGGAGGACCGCGTATCAGGACCCGGGACGTCGGCGATCATGGCAGCGTTCACCCACCTAAATCCAGATGGCAGCCGATTCTGTGACGGCAGTTTCGGGTTGTTCTATGCTGCCAACACCATCGAGACTGCGGTTGCCGAGACGAGCCATCACCGAACCCGCTTCATGGTGTACACCCACGAACCGGCGCAGGAACTCGACATGCGCGTCTACGCGGTCGACTTGGACGCCATGCTCCACGATATTCGCGGCCTGCGGGATGAACGCCCTGCCCTCTACGCCCCGGACAGCTATGCCGCCGGCCAGGCGCTTGGCCGACACCTGCGTGAGCAAGGTTCGGATGGCATCGTATACCAAAGCGTGCGCGACGCCGACGGCGAGTGCGCCGCGGTGTTCCGCCCTCGCCTACTCGCCAACTGCCGACAGGAGCGGCACCTGTGCTACGTTTGGGATGGCCGGGCGATTGTCACCGTCTACGAGAAGAAGACATTCGCCTAA
- a CDS encoding Tn3 family transposase, whose translation MTKRKHQLLTESERDQILAIPTDRDHLARLYTFEPSDIEIIGARRERRNQLGVALQLALLRHPGITLAQLIQDRGAIPHDLAAFVAEQLGLHVTELANYAARDQTMTDHARELAARLGLRGPTRADIPFMVEAAARTAWATDKGMTIAMGVVTALREARILLPSISTIERASSAGRARARKQAAHALIADLSAEQVQALDQLFDAAGGMSHLALLKTIPVAAKPDHVRQILDRLRQVRKIGISPDVAGRIHADRFRQYVREGRASPAYMIERYIPSRRRATLVAFLLDLEERLTDSALEMADKLIGGIFTRAKNAQARSYAATSKNVARLMLIFRRTIDALTDAVDTGEDPMEVLDASVGWHTLLKARPEVATIAETANLDPLRVAADRYATLRKFAPDLLEALQFRAGKGSAKTIAAIEMLRDLNRSGKRDLPADAPMPFRKEWQKIVMGDDGKINRRLWEIATIAHLRNKLRSGDVWVERSTGYRQFDSYVLSEPKAKPIVSALGLPPTAGEWLEQRGRELDWRLKKFARSLKRDALEGVRYRDGRLQISPVRTIATPDAEALADRLDAMMPRIRITELLHEVAQETGFLSAFTNLRTGELCPNENALLATILADATNLGLSRMAAASQGVTRDQLLWTHDAYIRDESYRAALAVLINAHHRLPFSRVWGDGTTSSSDGQFFRGAKRGASGGDINARYGVDHGFSFYTHVSDQRGPYHVNVISAATHEAPYVLDGLISHGTDLRIVEHYTDTGGATDHVFALCAMLGFRFCPRLRDFPDRRLAPIAPVSAYPSIAPLLGKRIRTDIINEQWDDVLRLVGSIKAGHVAPSVMLRKLAAYERQNQLDVALQEIGKIERTLFMLDWLENPDLRRRCHAGLNNSEQRHALTQAIYTFRQGRIIDRSHEAQQYRASGLNLVIAAIVYWNTIYMADAAQHLRSAAAPVPDDLLVHTSPVGWEHIAFSGDFLWDRAAASAGRKALNLPPDSRAA comes from the coding sequence ATGACGAAGCGCAAGCATCAACTCCTGACCGAGAGCGAACGCGATCAGATACTCGCCATCCCGACCGATCGCGACCATTTGGCCCGGCTCTATACCTTCGAGCCTTCCGATATCGAGATCATCGGCGCGCGACGGGAGCGACGGAACCAGTTGGGCGTGGCGCTGCAACTCGCGCTCCTGCGGCACCCGGGCATCACGCTTGCGCAGTTGATACAGGACAGGGGAGCAATACCCCATGATCTCGCCGCTTTCGTCGCGGAGCAACTTGGTCTGCACGTAACCGAGCTGGCCAACTATGCGGCGCGGGATCAGACAATGACGGATCATGCCCGTGAGCTGGCGGCGCGTTTGGGGCTTCGGGGGCCAACCCGCGCCGATATTCCCTTCATGGTCGAGGCGGCCGCGAGAACGGCATGGGCGACCGACAAGGGGATGACGATTGCGATGGGCGTGGTCACCGCCCTGCGCGAGGCCCGGATTTTGCTGCCGTCCATCTCCACCATCGAACGCGCCAGCAGCGCGGGACGTGCCCGCGCGCGCAAGCAGGCCGCCCACGCCCTGATCGCCGATCTCAGCGCCGAACAGGTCCAGGCCCTCGATCAGCTCTTCGACGCCGCCGGCGGCATGAGCCATCTCGCCTTGCTTAAGACCATCCCCGTCGCGGCCAAGCCCGATCACGTCCGCCAGATCCTCGACCGTCTGAGGCAGGTGCGGAAGATCGGCATTTCCCCCGACGTCGCGGGCCGCATCCACGCGGACCGATTTCGGCAATATGTCAGGGAAGGCCGTGCGTCGCCTGCCTATATGATCGAGCGCTATATTCCCTCCCGGCGACGCGCCACGCTCGTTGCCTTCCTGCTCGATCTTGAAGAACGGCTGACGGACAGCGCCCTGGAGATGGCGGACAAGCTGATCGGCGGCATCTTCACCCGCGCGAAGAACGCCCAGGCGCGCAGCTATGCCGCCACGTCGAAGAACGTGGCCCGGCTGATGCTGATCTTCCGCAGGACGATCGACGCGCTCACCGATGCAGTCGATACTGGCGAAGATCCTATGGAGGTCCTGGATGCCTCAGTAGGATGGCACACCCTCCTGAAGGCGAGGCCGGAAGTGGCGACGATCGCGGAAACCGCCAATCTTGATCCGCTGAGGGTCGCGGCCGACCGCTATGCGACGTTGCGCAAGTTCGCCCCTGATCTGCTTGAAGCGCTACAGTTCAGGGCCGGAAAGGGCAGCGCGAAAACGATTGCCGCTATCGAGATGCTGCGCGACCTCAATAGGTCGGGCAAGCGCGATCTGCCTGCCGACGCTCCGATGCCCTTCCGCAAGGAATGGCAGAAAATCGTCATGGGCGATGACGGCAAGATCAATCGGCGGCTCTGGGAAATCGCGACTATCGCGCATCTGCGCAACAAGCTGCGCTCCGGTGATGTCTGGGTGGAACGATCGACGGGATACCGCCAGTTCGACAGCTACGTGCTAAGCGAACCGAAGGCCAAGCCGATCGTGTCGGCTCTTGGTCTGCCACCCACAGCCGGCGAATGGCTCGAACAGCGGGGCCGCGAACTGGACTGGCGGCTGAAGAAATTCGCCCGGAGCCTGAAGCGCGACGCTCTGGAGGGTGTGCGATACCGCGACGGCCGCCTCCAGATATCCCCCGTTCGCACGATCGCAACGCCCGACGCCGAAGCCCTGGCCGACCGGCTCGATGCGATGATGCCACGCATCCGTATCACCGAACTGCTACATGAGGTGGCGCAGGAAACTGGCTTTCTTTCGGCGTTCACCAACCTGCGCACCGGCGAGCTATGTCCCAATGAAAATGCGCTGCTCGCCACGATCCTCGCCGACGCCACCAATCTCGGCCTGTCGCGCATGGCCGCCGCGAGCCAGGGCGTCACGCGCGATCAACTCCTATGGACCCATGACGCCTATATCCGCGACGAGAGCTACCGCGCGGCGCTCGCCGTCCTCATCAACGCGCACCACCGCCTGCCATTCTCGCGGGTATGGGGCGACGGCACAACGTCCAGTTCCGATGGTCAGTTCTTCAGGGGCGCGAAGCGCGGCGCATCGGGCGGCGACATCAACGCGCGCTATGGCGTCGATCATGGCTTCAGCTTCTACACCCATGTTTCCGATCAGCGCGGGCCCTACCACGTCAATGTGATCTCGGCCGCCACGCATGAAGCGCCCTATGTCCTCGACGGCCTCATCAGCCATGGCACCGATCTCAGGATCGTCGAGCATTACACCGACACCGGCGGAGCGACCGATCATGTCTTCGCCCTGTGCGCGATGCTGGGATTTCGCTTCTGCCCGCGCCTGCGCGACTTTCCGGACAGGCGGCTTGCGCCGATCGCGCCGGTTTCGGCCTATCCGTCCATCGCCCCGTTGTTGGGCAAGCGTATCCGCACCGACATCATCAATGAACAATGGGACGACGTGCTGCGCCTCGTGGGGTCGATCAAGGCTGGCCACGTCGCGCCGTCGGTCATGCTGCGAAAGCTCGCCGCCTACGAACGGCAGAACCAGCTCGACGTCGCACTACAGGAGATCGGCAAGATCGAACGGACCCTGTTCATGCTGGACTGGCTTGAAAATCCCGATCTGCGCCGGCGATGCCATGCCGGCCTTAACAACAGCGAGCAGCGCCATGCCCTGACGCAAGCGATCTACACCTTCCGCCAGGGCCGCATCATCGACCGCAGCCATGAAGCTCAACAATATCGGGCATCAGGCCTCAACCTAGTCATCGCGGCGATCGTCTATTGGAACACGATCTACATGGCCGACGCCGCCCAGCATCTGCGATCGGCAGCGGCCCCGGTCCCCGATGATCTGCTTGTCCATACGTCGCCGGTTGGCTGGGAGCATATTGCCTTTTCCGGCGATTTCCTCTGGGATCGAGCCGCCGCTTCCGCTGGCCGCAAGGCCCTCAATCTTCCGCCGGACAGCCGCGCCGCCTAA
- a CDS encoding antitoxin Xre-like helix-turn-helix domain-containing protein, with amino-acid sequence MATAAHSGVPAKAPSRKDLSGPALRTFFRIADAWGLKEAEQMKLLGLDSRSTFQTWKRGAVAAIPKDALERISYVMGIYKGLKMLLPRTANEWVRKPNEAPLFAGRPAIERMASGNVADLYVVRQYIDAQRG; translated from the coding sequence ATGGCCACAGCTGCCCATTCCGGCGTCCCCGCCAAAGCGCCTAGCCGCAAGGATCTGAGCGGTCCGGCGCTGCGCACCTTTTTCCGCATTGCCGACGCCTGGGGCCTTAAGGAAGCCGAGCAGATGAAGCTTCTGGGACTCGACAGCCGCTCGACCTTCCAGACCTGGAAGCGCGGCGCCGTCGCGGCGATTCCCAAGGATGCGCTGGAGCGCATCTCCTATGTCATGGGGATCTACAAGGGGTTGAAGATGCTCCTGCCCCGTACCGCGAACGAATGGGTACGCAAACCCAATGAGGCGCCGCTGTTCGCCGGACGCCCGGCGATCGAGCGGATGGCCTCGGGCAATGTCGCCGATCTCTACGTGGTGCGCCAATATATCGACGCGCAGCGCGGCTGA
- a CDS encoding AAA family ATPase encodes MAASLDIEGTQDLLSVSTLAQRTSSVLERLRDSARSARADERREPTFPIGKAAELVGRTAAAIREAEKDGRLPPPPRTENNRRVGYTLAQLNDMRGLFGTRPWRAATDPCCVIAVQNFKGGVGKSTLSVHLAQYLAIKGYRVALIDCDSQASATTLFGYVPDLDLTEEDTLYPFLRHDDMESLDYALRKTHFDGLELVPANLRLFQSEYEIAARMARGQGNLIDRMAQGIASIADRFDVVVLDPPPALGAISLSVLRAANALVVPVPPTVMDFSSTAAFLAMLDETIETLADRGLAPSLQFLRFVASKVDENKSMQKELLNLMRTLFGHAIVRTPLKDSAEIDNATARLMTVYELDGPVTSSAVRNRCLAYLDGVNSEIEVDIRSMWPSHLARLRKEGLA; translated from the coding sequence TTGGCTGCATCACTCGATATTGAGGGCACGCAGGATCTGCTGTCCGTCTCAACGCTTGCACAACGGACCAGCTCTGTTCTCGAGCGGCTCCGCGACTCTGCGCGTAGCGCCCGGGCGGACGAACGGCGCGAGCCCACCTTCCCGATCGGTAAAGCGGCCGAACTGGTCGGCCGGACCGCGGCGGCCATTCGCGAGGCCGAGAAGGACGGCCGCTTGCCGCCGCCTCCGCGAACCGAAAATAATCGGCGCGTCGGTTATACCCTGGCGCAGCTCAACGACATGCGGGGATTGTTCGGCACCCGGCCCTGGCGGGCTGCCACCGACCCCTGCTGCGTCATCGCGGTGCAGAACTTCAAGGGCGGGGTCGGGAAATCGACCCTGTCGGTGCATCTGGCCCAATATCTCGCGATCAAGGGCTACCGAGTGGCCCTCATAGATTGCGACAGCCAGGCGTCGGCAACGACCCTGTTCGGCTATGTTCCCGACCTCGACCTAACCGAGGAGGACACGCTCTATCCGTTCCTGCGGCACGACGACATGGAGTCGCTCGATTACGCCCTGCGCAAGACTCACTTCGACGGCCTCGAGCTTGTCCCGGCTAATCTCCGGTTGTTCCAGTCGGAATATGAAATCGCGGCGCGTATGGCGCGCGGGCAGGGGAACCTGATCGACCGCATGGCACAAGGCATTGCGAGCATAGCCGATCGGTTTGATGTCGTTGTTCTCGACCCGCCGCCGGCGCTCGGCGCGATCTCGCTTTCGGTGCTGCGTGCGGCCAATGCGCTGGTCGTGCCGGTGCCGCCGACGGTGATGGACTTCTCGTCGACTGCAGCCTTCCTCGCCATGCTCGACGAGACCATCGAGACGCTGGCCGATCGCGGCTTGGCCCCGTCGCTGCAGTTCTTGCGCTTCGTGGCCTCCAAGGTCGACGAGAACAAGTCGATGCAGAAGGAATTGCTGAACCTGATGCGGACCCTTTTCGGCCACGCGATCGTGCGCACACCGCTCAAGGATTCGGCGGAAATCGACAATGCGACGGCGCGGCTGATGACCGTCTATGAGCTTGACGGACCTGTCACCAGTTCGGCGGTGCGCAACCGCTGCCTCGCCTATCTCGACGGCGTGAACAGTGAAATTGAGGTCGACATCCGGTCGATGTGGCCCAGCCATCTGGCGCGCTTGCGCAAGGAGGGCCTCGCCTGA
- a CDS encoding recombinase family protein, with product MGDILGYARVSTGDQDVAGQTMRLEKAGAIKIFTDVISGKSMERPGLAELIAYARKGDTLAVVRLDRLGRSLAELLTTVETLRGQGIALLSLEEKIDTSSAAGELIFHVFGAIAHFERRLISERTRDGIAAARAKGKQPGRQPLDMSKVDAAIKLVEARISPTEAARQLGIGRSTIYREMRRMGIERPA from the coding sequence ATGGGTGATATTCTGGGCTATGCCCGCGTCAGCACCGGCGATCAGGACGTTGCGGGCCAGACCATGCGTCTGGAGAAGGCTGGCGCCATCAAAATCTTCACCGATGTCATTTCAGGTAAGAGCATGGAACGGCCCGGTCTGGCTGAGCTAATCGCCTATGCCCGCAAGGGTGACACGCTGGCGGTGGTCCGCCTCGATCGGCTTGGGCGCTCGCTTGCCGAACTTCTCACCACGGTTGAGACGCTACGCGGTCAGGGCATCGCGCTCCTGAGCCTTGAAGAAAAGATCGACACTTCGTCAGCTGCCGGCGAGCTCATCTTCCATGTGTTTGGGGCCATCGCCCATTTTGAGCGACGGCTGATTTCTGAGCGAACCAGAGATGGTATTGCCGCCGCCCGTGCTAAGGGCAAACAGCCTGGCCGTCAGCCGCTGGACATGTCCAAAGTGGATGCGGCCATCAAGCTGGTCGAAGCTCGTATCTCGCCTACCGAAGCAGCGCGGCAACTCGGCATCGGCCGATCGACCATTTATCGCGAAATGCGTAGGATGGGAATCGAACGGCCCGCCTGA
- a CDS encoding site-specific integrase, whose protein sequence is MSTETAREGPEIPVAPPEAVLPAVRAPADLAWTIVQMRAGERITVNEGLIAAYQAASSPHSIRALKSDVEAFDAWCRRNNRIALPATPETVADYLDARAGKGSRPASLSRYKASIAKIHQLLELKDPTPAPLVKLRLQTVRREKGAAQKQARPLRFKGPVRDVERDKARGLNIRALLESCGEDLPGLRDRALLSAAYDTGLRASELVAVAIEHIEEAIDPEARLLQILRHKGDQDGEGATAYLSPRTVAAIAAWTEAAGITTGPLFRRVQVRRYKARAAVRGRPIDSISGRETWDLRKTLSKPAVKARVEYDIGTVALHPGSIGPIFRSIIGRAFDRGALPDLTADDLARLLKGISAHSTRIGLNQDLFASGEDLAGIMDALRWKSPRMPLAYNRNLAAEQGAAGRLMAKIG, encoded by the coding sequence GTGAGCACCGAAACCGCCCGGGAAGGGCCAGAAATCCCCGTAGCGCCGCCTGAGGCTGTCCTGCCGGCCGTCAGGGCGCCGGCCGACCTTGCGTGGACGATCGTGCAGATGCGCGCCGGCGAGCGCATCACCGTCAACGAGGGCCTGATCGCCGCCTATCAGGCCGCTTCATCGCCCCATAGCATCCGTGCGCTCAAGTCCGACGTCGAGGCGTTCGATGCGTGGTGTAGGCGCAACAACCGGATCGCGCTGCCGGCCACGCCCGAGACCGTGGCCGATTATCTCGACGCGCGGGCCGGGAAGGGGAGCCGGCCGGCCTCGCTATCCCGCTACAAGGCGTCGATCGCCAAGATCCACCAGCTGCTCGAGCTCAAGGATCCGACGCCGGCGCCGCTGGTGAAGCTGCGGCTCCAGACGGTGCGCCGCGAGAAGGGGGCTGCGCAGAAGCAGGCGCGGCCGCTGCGGTTCAAGGGCCCGGTGCGCGACGTCGAGCGCGACAAGGCGCGGGGGCTCAACATCCGCGCGCTGCTCGAGAGTTGTGGCGAGGATCTGCCGGGGCTGCGTGATCGGGCGCTGCTATCGGCCGCTTATGACACCGGGCTGCGCGCCTCCGAACTGGTGGCGGTCGCCATTGAGCATATTGAGGAGGCGATCGATCCCGAAGCGCGGCTGCTGCAGATTCTGCGTCATAAGGGCGATCAAGACGGGGAGGGGGCGACCGCCTACCTCAGCCCGCGCACCGTCGCGGCGATCGCGGCGTGGACCGAAGCGGCGGGGATCACGACAGGGCCGCTGTTCCGGCGGGTGCAGGTGCGGCGCTACAAGGCGCGGGCAGCCGTGCGCGGTCGGCCGATCGACAGCATCTCGGGCCGGGAGACGTGGGATCTGCGCAAGACGCTGTCCAAGCCGGCGGTGAAGGCGCGCGTCGAATATGACATCGGCACCGTGGCGCTGCACCCGGGCTCGATCGGACCAATCTTTCGGTCGATCATCGGCCGCGCGTTCGACCGTGGCGCGCTGCCCGATTTGACGGCGGACGATCTGGCGCGGTTGCTGAAGGGGATCAGTGCGCACTCGACGCGGATCGGGCTCAATCAGGACCTGTTCGCCAGCGGGGAGGATTTGGCCGGCATCATGGACGCGCTGCGGTGGAAGTCGCCGCGGATGCCGCTCGCTTATAATCGCAATCTCGCGGCAGAGCAGGGGGCGGCGGGGCGCCTTATGGCGAAGATTGGCTAG